From the genome of Sphingobacterium kitahiroshimense, one region includes:
- a CDS encoding response regulator transcription factor, with product MNIEQQKIILVEDEQDVADLIVQGLEEDGYQVIHLNKANLLQELLSNHDISLVLLDILLPGTNGLEICRQIRFWGYTDLPVMMLTALGTPENVVLGLDNGADDYLSKPFKLIELKARIRSLIRRKHSILQATQRDQEPVHEIYKYGFFEIDDYKKIAYCEKQELTLTSTEYRLLLLFIQNPKKVFERSELLDRVWGINFDIGSNVVDVYVNYLRKKIEKVSSKKAIHTVIGMGYVLKVED from the coding sequence ATGAATATAGAGCAACAAAAAATTATCTTGGTAGAGGACGAACAAGATGTAGCTGATCTGATTGTTCAGGGCTTGGAAGAGGACGGTTATCAGGTAATTCATTTAAATAAAGCAAATTTATTACAGGAGCTGCTTAGCAATCATGATATATCTCTCGTACTGTTGGATATATTGTTACCAGGTACCAATGGGCTGGAGATTTGTAGACAAATCCGGTTTTGGGGTTATACTGATTTACCTGTGATGATGCTAACTGCCTTGGGAACTCCCGAAAATGTTGTTCTGGGTTTGGACAACGGGGCTGATGACTATCTTTCTAAACCTTTTAAACTGATTGAACTTAAAGCAAGAATTCGTTCTTTGATTCGACGCAAGCATTCCATACTTCAGGCTACACAGCGGGATCAGGAACCAGTCCATGAGATATATAAATACGGTTTTTTTGAAATCGATGATTATAAAAAAATAGCTTATTGTGAAAAACAAGAATTAACGCTTACGAGTACAGAATATCGATTGCTTTTATTGTTTATCCAAAATCCCAAAAAAGTATTTGAGCGTAGCGAACTGCTTGATCGGGTATGGGGAATAAACTTTGATATTGGTTCTAATGTAGTGGATGTTTATGTTAACTATCTCCGCAAGAAAATAGAAAAAGTATCATCCAAAAAAGCTATACATACAGTGATCGGTATGGGATATGTTTTAAAAGTCGAAGATTAA
- a CDS encoding alpha/beta hydrolase: MMLYKIFVFFCLILTNFTSSAQGYKLLQDISYVEKSEKDMYKQERCKLDLYFPEDKSSFATVVWFHGGGLEEGEKYVPLELKEKGIAVIAVNYRLSPKVKGPDYIDDAAAAVAWAFNNIAKYGGDPTKIYVSGHSAGGYLALMVGLDVSYLKKYHIDANQIKGLAPISGQTNTHYTIKKERKQSMEIPIIDQYAPIHFARKDAPPTLLITGDARLELPARYEENAHLAKVLENLKHSKTELFQLQGFDHGAVYAPGCLLLLRWMEKLDRN; encoded by the coding sequence ATGATGTTGTATAAAATTTTTGTATTCTTTTGTTTAATCTTAACTAATTTCACTTCTTCAGCGCAGGGTTATAAATTGTTGCAAGATATTTCTTATGTAGAAAAGTCTGAAAAAGATATGTATAAACAAGAGCGCTGTAAGTTAGATTTGTATTTTCCGGAGGACAAATCGAGTTTTGCTACAGTCGTATGGTTTCATGGCGGAGGATTAGAGGAAGGAGAAAAATATGTACCATTGGAGCTTAAGGAAAAGGGGATTGCTGTAATTGCTGTTAATTATAGATTGAGTCCCAAAGTAAAGGGGCCAGATTATATTGATGATGCTGCTGCTGCTGTTGCCTGGGCGTTCAATAACATCGCAAAGTATGGTGGTGATCCTACTAAAATATATGTATCTGGGCATTCGGCTGGAGGTTATCTAGCATTGATGGTCGGATTGGATGTGAGCTATCTGAAGAAATACCATATAGATGCTAACCAGATCAAAGGTTTAGCTCCTATCAGCGGACAAACAAATACCCATTACACTATCAAGAAGGAACGTAAACAGTCAATGGAAATACCCATTATTGATCAGTATGCACCTATTCATTTTGCTAGAAAGGATGCTCCTCCGACTTTGTTGATTACAGGTGATGCTAGATTAGAATTACCTGCCAGATATGAGGAGAATGCACATCTGGCCAAAGTGCTCGAAAACTTAAAACATTCTAAAACGGAGTTATTCCAATTACAGGGTTTTGATCACGGTGCTGTGTATGCCCCAGGTTGTTTGTTGTTATTAAGATGGATGGAGAAACTAGACCGAAATTAA
- a CDS encoding DUF3857 domain-containing protein has translation MKFNSYLFFLFFIAVLFNSHVLANNKLNKAPVPTWVRANKLSPSKIDIKDIGQGYYYDLIEYQVNIGEQIKFFRDVKVLFDSNGAENAGQISINFDPKYQQVTLHELKVIRDGKTIDKLDVGKFTLVATETDLSRFIYNGTYSAYYILDDLRKDDKIIVSYSLKGFNPVFENKFFDKYYLQSYEPIGLAVVNYIVPKNRKLNFKSHNNASKPLIEEGSNHVSYSWEEQSFPAVEFDEYAPAWYTNLQWIECTEFNSWSEVGGWMARTNPTVDFKDGSPLALLLDRYWDDSQGDSMKFLKKVTHFVQNDIRYMGVELGEFSHRANTPEKIFNQRYGDCKDKSLLMISMLKRKGIKGSLVLANSYLTYGMEDYLPSPGAFNHVVAAIEIGDRQQYIDPTITNQGGGITDLYFPYYGRVLKIDDSKHLTSVDKNVNGLTKISETYLLDSKGGAILEVKTSYSASSADFIRTSFKESAKNQIQKSYLDYYKKMYPKISIKESLKFEDEFDKNIIHVTERYYIEKIGEKDEASNKNIFGIYASQINNNLPELNSSEGLAPLGLYFPYCLEYDIRIVNHGGVEFNPERESSFIDRDSYYFGKTVKTSKDTLIISYNFGFHNPFVASSDKKQYVDDFKNRDILLYNAYYIEDNGIIVGSNISGKISMLTIFGCVCIILICVIFILRYNKTASSSMIQLYEEPEYHSVGGWLILLIISMVITTLRVAYNFFESGYLTQEIWESYRYTSYFPDYVHKIFVASEILLNIILLMGFIYCIYLFSKKRDLFPQTMIVVLAVMFLSNVVFTFFNYFYMSNILAPDVISTNVKNIIYSVLWGMYLYNSERVKGTFVNAYNQELAIDKDTALSE, from the coding sequence ATGAAATTTAATTCATATTTATTTTTTTTATTCTTTATAGCGGTTTTGTTTAATAGCCATGTTCTGGCTAATAACAAACTTAATAAAGCTCCTGTTCCAACTTGGGTTAGAGCGAATAAACTTTCACCTTCAAAAATTGATATTAAAGATATAGGACAAGGGTATTATTATGATTTGATTGAATATCAGGTTAATATAGGGGAGCAAATTAAGTTTTTTAGAGATGTTAAAGTTTTATTTGATAGTAACGGTGCTGAAAATGCAGGTCAAATTTCAATAAACTTTGATCCAAAGTATCAGCAGGTTACTCTTCATGAATTGAAAGTAATTAGGGATGGGAAAACTATTGATAAGCTTGATGTCGGTAAATTTACCTTAGTTGCTACTGAGACCGATTTATCTCGATTTATCTATAATGGAACTTATTCTGCTTATTATATATTGGATGATTTAAGAAAAGACGATAAGATCATTGTTTCATATAGTTTGAAGGGATTTAATCCTGTTTTTGAAAATAAATTTTTTGACAAATATTATCTGCAATCTTATGAACCTATCGGTTTGGCAGTAGTTAATTATATTGTTCCGAAAAATAGGAAGTTAAATTTTAAATCGCATAACAATGCTAGTAAACCGCTTATAGAAGAAGGTAGTAATCACGTTTCTTATAGCTGGGAAGAGCAGTCGTTTCCTGCCGTTGAATTTGATGAATATGCGCCTGCATGGTATACAAATCTACAATGGATAGAGTGTACAGAATTTAATTCTTGGTCAGAAGTAGGGGGCTGGATGGCGCGGACTAATCCAACTGTAGATTTTAAAGACGGTTCTCCGCTAGCACTTCTACTTGATAGATATTGGGATGATTCTCAGGGAGATTCGATGAAATTTCTGAAAAAGGTAACACACTTTGTGCAGAATGATATTCGTTATATGGGAGTTGAGCTGGGTGAATTTTCTCATCGTGCTAACACACCAGAAAAAATTTTTAATCAGCGATACGGTGATTGTAAAGATAAATCGTTGCTGATGATTTCCATGTTAAAACGGAAAGGAATAAAAGGATCTTTGGTTTTAGCGAATTCGTACCTTACATATGGTATGGAAGATTATCTACCATCGCCAGGTGCTTTTAATCATGTTGTGGCTGCTATTGAGATTGGAGACAGACAACAGTATATTGACCCTACCATCACTAATCAAGGTGGCGGGATTACAGATTTATATTTCCCTTACTACGGTAGAGTTTTAAAAATCGATGATTCGAAGCATTTGACATCTGTTGATAAAAATGTCAATGGATTAACAAAAATTTCAGAAACTTATTTGCTAGATAGTAAGGGTGGAGCAATTTTAGAGGTTAAAACGAGCTATAGCGCCTCTAGTGCAGACTTTATAAGAACTTCATTTAAAGAAAGTGCAAAAAATCAGATACAAAAGAGTTATTTGGATTACTACAAAAAAATGTATCCCAAAATTTCCATTAAAGAGTCACTAAAATTTGAAGATGAGTTTGATAAAAATATTATTCATGTAACAGAGAGGTATTATATTGAGAAAATTGGTGAAAAAGATGAGGCGTCAAATAAAAATATCTTTGGCATATATGCGAGTCAAATTAATAATAATTTACCTGAACTTAATTCATCAGAAGGTTTAGCGCCTCTTGGTTTGTATTTTCCGTATTGCTTAGAATATGATATTCGCATCGTAAATCATGGCGGGGTTGAATTTAATCCAGAAAGAGAGAGCTCTTTCATTGATCGTGATTCTTATTATTTTGGTAAAACTGTTAAAACGTCAAAAGACACGCTTATTATCAGCTACAATTTTGGATTCCACAATCCTTTCGTAGCATCGAGTGATAAAAAACAATATGTTGATGATTTTAAAAACAGAGATATTTTATTGTACAATGCATATTACATCGAGGATAATGGAATAATCGTCGGCTCTAACATTTCAGGTAAAATCAGTATGCTTACAATTTTTGGATGTGTTTGCATTATTTTAATCTGTGTTATTTTTATACTTCGCTATAATAAAACAGCATCATCTTCAATGATTCAATTATACGAGGAGCCCGAATACCATTCAGTTGGGGGATGGTTGATTTTATTAATTATTTCGATGGTAATTACTACTCTAAGAGTTGCGTATAATTTTTTTGAGTCTGGGTATCTAACTCAGGAGATCTGGGAGAGTTATAGGTATACTAGTTATTTTCCGGACTATGTTCATAAAATATTTGTTGCGAGTGAAATTTTATTAAATATCATTCTCTTAATGGGTTTTATATACTGCATCTATTTATTTAGTAAAAAAAGAGATCTTTTCCCACAAACTATGATTGTTGTGCTCGCTGTGATGTTTCTTTCAAATGTTGTTTTTACTTTTTTTAATTATTTTTATATGAGTAATATTTTAGCTCCCGATGTAATTTCTACAAATGTGAAGAATATCATCTACAGTGTGCTATGGGGGATGTATCTTTATAATTCAGAGCGTGTGAAAGGAACTTTTGTAAACGCTTATAATCAAGAATTAGCGATTGATAAAGATACTGCACTGTCGGAATAG
- a CDS encoding ferritin, with protein sequence MAITTNRLSQTLSKALNDQITLEAYSAQVYLMLACWADQNMLDGVNSFLMKHSQEERVHMAKIIEYIQERGGSVKIDAIKKPEPEPKNILECFEMVLQQEIENTESIYKIVNLSMQEGDWATWNFLQWLVNEQREEEKLALDLLDKAKLAGGEDMTDNARFELNKLIGNTGQEFPVADQVNPLA encoded by the coding sequence ATGGCAATAACAACCAATAGATTATCACAGACTCTTAGTAAAGCTTTGAATGATCAAATTACATTAGAAGCATATTCTGCTCAAGTATATTTAATGTTAGCTTGTTGGGCTGATCAGAATATGTTAGATGGTGTCAATTCGTTTCTTATGAAGCATTCCCAAGAAGAGCGCGTACATATGGCCAAAATAATAGAATATATTCAAGAAAGAGGTGGATCTGTAAAAATTGATGCAATAAAGAAACCAGAACCAGAACCTAAAAACATTCTAGAATGCTTTGAAATGGTACTGCAACAAGAAATAGAAAATACAGAATCTATCTATAAAATAGTAAATTTAAGTATGCAAGAAGGTGATTGGGCAACATGGAATTTCCTTCAATGGCTTGTTAATGAACAACGTGAGGAAGAGAAACTTGCCTTAGACTTATTAGACAAAGCTAAATTGGCTGGAGGTGAAGATATGACAGATAATGCCCGATTTGAACTCAACAAACTAATCGGAAATACTGGGCAAGAGTTTCCAGTTGCAGATCAAGTAAACCCGCTGGCATAA